The genomic region TCCTCTGGCCCGCGTCCATCAGCCCGTTCGACGTGCACGTGGTCATGACCGGCAAGGGCGACGAGATCGCCTCCGCGTCCGAGCAGCTCGTCGACGCGCTCGACGCCGCCGGCCTCGACGTGCTCTTCGACGACCGCCCCAAGGTCTCGCCCGGCGTGAAGTTCGGCGACGCCGAGCTCATCGGCGTGCCGACCATCGTCATCGTCGGCCGCGGCGCGGTCGACGGCATGGCCGAGCTCTGGGACCGCCGCACGAACGAGCGCACGCCCGTCGCGCTCGCCGACGTCGTCGGCGCGCTCACCGCCGACCGCTGATCCGCAGCGCGCCCCCGCCCGAGGCCGCCCGACCCCTCCCGGTCGGGTAGCCTCGAGTTCTTCCAACCGAATAGAGGAGTCGCACCGTGGACATCGACCTGAGCGTCTTGCGCCTGATGGAGCGCGAGCGCGAGATCCCGTTCGAGGAGCTCGTCTCGATCATCGAGCAGGCCATCCTCACCGCCTACCTCAAGCACACCGACCAGGCCGACGCCAAGCCCGTCGCCGACGGCGTGCCCCCCGCGCGCGTGCACCTGGACCGCAAGTCCGGCCACGTGTCCGTGCACGTCCCCGAGCTCGACGAGGACGGCCTGGTCATCGGCGAGTCCGAGGACAGCCCGAGCGACTTCGGCCGCATCGCCGCCTTCGCCGCCAAGCAGGTCATCAACCAGCGCCTGCGCGACATCGGCGACGACCGCATCCTCGGCGAGTTCAAGGGCCGCGAGGGCGACATCGTCGCGGGCGTCATCCAGCAGGGCCCGAACCCGCGCATGATCCACGTCGACCTCGGCACCATCGAGGCGATCCTCCCGCCCGAGGAGCAGGTGCCCGGCGAGAAGTACGTGCACGGCTCGCGCCTGCGCGTCTACGTCACGAGCGTCTCGCGCGGCGCCAAGGGCCCGCAGATCACGGTCTCGCGCACGCACCCCTCGCTCGTCCGCAAGCTGTTCGCGCTCGAGGTGCCGGAGATCGCGCAGGGCCTCGTCGAGATCGTCTCGCTCGCGCGCGAGGCCGGCCACCGCACCAAGATCGCGGTGCGCGCGACCGAGCCCGGCATCAACGCCAAGGGCGCCTGCATCGGCGAGCTGGGGCAGCGCGTCCGCGCGGTCACGGCCGAGCTCAACGACGAGAAGATCGACATCGTCGACTACTCCGAGTCGCTGCCCGTCTTCGTCGGCAACGCGCTCTCGCCCGCCCGGGTCACGAGCTCGTTCGTCATCGACCAGGCGACCAAGGCCGTGCGCGCGCTCGTGCCCGACTACCAGCTGTCGCTCGCCATCGGCAAGGAGGGCCAGAACGCCCGGCTCGCCGCCAAGCTCACGGGCGCGAAGATCGACATCCAGCCCGACTCGATCCTCGAGGGCGACGACTGAGCGCCGCCCGACGGGACCCGAGCCTCCCCGCCGCCGGACGGAGGGGGTAGTATGGAGCCGGTAAGAACGTGCGTCGGCTGTCGTCGGCGTGCCCCGAGGTCCGCTTTGCTGCGGATCGTCGCCGATACCCCCACCCGCTCCCTCGTCCTCGACGAGCGCGCGGTGATGGTCGGCAGGGGCGCGTGGATCCATCCGACCATCGAGTGCATCGACAGAGCGATCGCGCGGCGTGCCTTCGGGCGGGCCCTGCGGAGCGACGCGGCGCTCGACCCCGCAGCTCTTGGGGGACTACGAGAGCGGCTCGCGGCCCAGCCGAGCGCGCGAGCATCCGAGAGAACAGGCTGAACGGCACATGGACAACTAATGAGCGGCTCGAAATGAGATCCGTCCAGCACTAGCGGTCCCCTCCTGCCTGGGAGAGGACCCCCAGACAGGAGAACAGTGGCAAAACCACGCGTACACGAGATCGCCGCCGAGATCGGCGTCGACAGCAAGACCGCACTCGCCAAGCTCAAGGAGATGGGCGAGTTCGTCAAGGGACCGTCGTCGAGCATCGAGCCCCCCGTGGC from Clavibacter michiganensis subsp. insidiosus harbors:
- the nusA gene encoding transcription termination factor NusA; the protein is MDIDLSVLRLMEREREIPFEELVSIIEQAILTAYLKHTDQADAKPVADGVPPARVHLDRKSGHVSVHVPELDEDGLVIGESEDSPSDFGRIAAFAAKQVINQRLRDIGDDRILGEFKGREGDIVAGVIQQGPNPRMIHVDLGTIEAILPPEEQVPGEKYVHGSRLRVYVTSVSRGAKGPQITVSRTHPSLVRKLFALEVPEIAQGLVEIVSLAREAGHRTKIAVRATEPGINAKGACIGELGQRVRAVTAELNDEKIDIVDYSESLPVFVGNALSPARVTSSFVIDQATKAVRALVPDYQLSLAIGKEGQNARLAAKLTGAKIDIQPDSILEGDD
- a CDS encoding YlxR family protein, encoding MEPVRTCVGCRRRAPRSALLRIVADTPTRSLVLDERAVMVGRGAWIHPTIECIDRAIARRAFGRALRSDAALDPAALGGLRERLAAQPSARASERTG